In one window of Planctomycetaceae bacterium DNA:
- a CDS encoding ABC transporter permease, protein MSFLLTISVAIRALGRNKMRAALTVLGIVIGIGAVTTMVSVGSSAGKLVQDELQSVGTNFIFIQPSFQKRHGVRTGGQPTLTVGDAEAIGSECQNVLAASPLVGTGGMPVVRGNSNMQPNQLHGVGIEYLRVRNWQLQAGGFFSERDIHAANAVCVIGHTVVRDLFQTENPLGQTVRIRNIPFTVIGVLESKGASMGGEDQDSVCLMPFTTVKKRLQGSAFDDVHAIFVAAKTPEQIRDAVTEIHHLLMDRHGIAAGQAPDFQVQGSDEIASMLGTITGIMTGLLASIAGISLLVGGVGIMNIMLVSVTERTREIGIRMAVGARGRDILIQFLIESIVLSCFGGAIGMLMGIGASIGITKLINAISSGADWPVVVSIPAAITAMVFAAFVGMIFGLYPAWRASRLDPIDALRYE, encoded by the coding sequence ATGAGTTTTCTTCTGACAATCTCTGTCGCCATTCGCGCGCTGGGTCGCAACAAGATGCGGGCCGCATTGACGGTACTGGGAATCGTCATCGGAATCGGAGCGGTCACCACCATGGTTTCGGTTGGCAGCAGCGCTGGCAAGCTGGTGCAGGATGAGTTGCAGTCGGTTGGAACGAACTTCATCTTTATCCAGCCCTCATTTCAAAAGCGGCATGGCGTCAGAACCGGTGGCCAGCCGACGCTGACGGTGGGTGATGCCGAAGCCATCGGAAGTGAATGCCAGAATGTTCTTGCCGCCTCTCCTCTTGTGGGGACAGGTGGTATGCCGGTCGTTCGCGGCAACAGCAACATGCAGCCGAATCAACTGCATGGTGTTGGCATCGAGTACCTGCGTGTTCGAAACTGGCAACTTCAGGCGGGCGGCTTCTTCTCCGAACGAGATATTCATGCGGCCAACGCCGTCTGTGTCATCGGTCATACTGTTGTTCGGGATCTGTTTCAGACTGAGAATCCGCTTGGACAAACAGTGCGTATCCGAAACATCCCGTTCACGGTCATCGGGGTTCTTGAATCCAAGGGCGCATCGATGGGGGGTGAGGATCAGGATAGTGTTTGCCTGATGCCATTCACGACCGTCAAGAAGCGTCTTCAGGGATCGGCATTCGATGATGTTCATGCCATTTTTGTCGCGGCGAAGACTCCTGAACAGATTCGGGATGCGGTGACGGAGATCCATCACTTGCTGATGGATCGTCATGGAATTGCTGCAGGGCAGGCACCCGACTTCCAGGTTCAGGGCAGCGATGAAATCGCTTCGATGCTGGGGACGATCACGGGCATTATGACAGGCCTGCTGGCTTCAATCGCCGGAATTTCTTTACTGGTTGGCGGCGTTGGTATTATGAATATCATGCTGGTCTCAGTCACTGAAAGAACCCGCGAGATCGGAATTCGAATGGCCGTCGGAGCGCGGGGCAGAGACATCCTGATTCAGTTTCTGATCGAATCGATCGTGCTTTCCTGTTTTGGTGGCGCGATCGGAATGCTGATGGGGATCGGGGCCTCAATCGGTATCACGAAGCTGATCAATGCCATCAGCAGTGGAGCTGACTGGCCGGTTGTTGTTTCAATACCTGCTGCCATCACGGCAATGGTTTTTGCCGCCTTCGTCGGTATGATCTTTGGTTTGTATCCCGCGTGGCGCGCGAGCCGACTGGATCCGATCGATGCCCTCAGATACGAATGA
- a CDS encoding NAD(P)/FAD-dependent oxidoreductase produces the protein MPRDFLKNARDSYDVIVIGSGLAGLTSANILARQGYSVLLLEHHYQLGGMATWFKRSRGHIFDISLHGFPFGMIKSCRKYWSREIADSIVPLTGIRFENPQFSLRTTFTREDFTRILIETFGIQPETVTRFFDTARGMNFYDDQQKTTRELFEEFFPGRDDVVRLLMEPITYANGSTLEDPAITYGIVFSNFMQKGVYTFEGGTDALVGKMKEELIANGVDIRIRTLVEKIEVDQHRQVTGVVVNGRRIGCRAIVSNANIKSTILNLVGESNFDHRFVEDAQAVRLNNSSCQVYIALKPGEGFDESAGDLLFHSEHKGFDIDAMLSMEVSSRTFSFYYPRTRPGSDRWLIVSSTNANYRDWADLNEEDYELAKRHLIESTLDCLEQYVPNVRTMLDHVEAATPKTFERYTRHIAGSSFGTKFEGLQVSRDLPQQIPGLFHAGSVGIIMSGWLGAVNYGVIVSNDVDKFLTPAEAGM, from the coding sequence ATGCCCAGGGATTTTCTGAAGAATGCTCGCGACAGCTACGATGTGATCGTCATCGGCAGTGGTCTCGCCGGACTGACTTCGGCCAACATTCTGGCACGTCAGGGATACAGTGTCCTGCTGCTGGAGCACCACTACCAGCTTGGGGGAATGGCAACATGGTTTAAGCGTTCACGCGGGCACATTTTCGATATCTCGCTGCACGGCTTTCCGTTCGGGATGATCAAGAGCTGCCGCAAATACTGGAGCCGCGAAATTGCCGATTCCATCGTACCGCTGACTGGCATCCGATTCGAAAACCCGCAGTTCTCCCTTCGTACCACATTCACCCGTGAAGATTTCACTCGGATTCTGATAGAAACGTTCGGCATTCAGCCGGAAACAGTAACGCGTTTCTTCGATACGGCGCGGGGAATGAATTTTTATGACGACCAGCAGAAAACCACCCGGGAACTCTTTGAGGAGTTCTTTCCTGGTCGAGACGACGTTGTTCGGCTGCTGATGGAACCCATTACCTACGCGAACGGCTCAACCCTGGAAGATCCTGCCATCACGTACGGCATTGTTTTTTCCAACTTCATGCAGAAGGGCGTTTATACATTTGAAGGCGGCACTGACGCACTGGTTGGCAAGATGAAAGAAGAACTCATTGCCAACGGCGTCGATATCCGAATCCGAACCCTGGTCGAAAAAATTGAAGTCGATCAGCATCGCCAGGTGACCGGGGTTGTCGTCAATGGCCGCCGCATCGGTTGCCGAGCGATCGTATCGAACGCCAATATCAAATCGACCATTCTGAATCTTGTTGGCGAATCAAACTTCGATCATCGGTTTGTTGAGGATGCTCAGGCGGTTCGATTGAACAACAGTTCCTGTCAGGTTTACATCGCACTAAAACCGGGAGAAGGTTTTGATGAAAGTGCAGGAGACTTGCTGTTCCACTCAGAGCATAAAGGCTTCGACATCGATGCAATGCTCAGTATGGAAGTGAGCAGCAGAACGTTCAGTTTCTACTATCCTCGCACACGCCCAGGAAGCGACCGATGGCTGATCGTTTCATCAACGAACGCAAATTATCGTGACTGGGCAGACCTGAACGAAGAAGACTATGAACTGGCAAAACGCCATTTGATCGAATCAACTCTCGATTGCCTCGAACAATACGTCCCCAACGTTCGGACAATGCTGGATCATGTGGAAGCCGCAACGCCGAAAACGTTTGAACGTTACACGCGGCACATCGCGGGATCGTCGTTTGGAACGAAGTTCGAAGGTCTTCAGGTGAGCCGCGATCTGCCGCAACAGATTCCCGGACTGTTTCATGCCGGCAGCGTTGGCATCATCATGTCCGGATGGCTGGGAGCAGTCAATTACGGAGTCATTGTCAGCAACGATGTGGATAAGTTTCTGACCCCGGCAGAAGCTGGAATGTAA
- a CDS encoding TauD/TfdA family dioxygenase, translating into MQLDKPESSAQNVGVILDGLSFASSSCFTIGRDTAMPFGASLASVAGERNDDGTSTFPAAYVADTADANLDEVVRWISENAESLVSQAAETGAVLFRGFPIVTDKDFDAFITAFGLPNFKYEDSLSNAVRVVRTERVFTANEAPPDVRICLHHEMAQTPVYPSRLFFFCEKAAEEGGETPLCRSDVLFDRMTREMPEFAADCANKGLKYSHVMPAANDAASGMGRSWQSTLRSETKEQAEERLRSLGYTWTWLDDGCLKVTTPVLQAVRQLSNGKTAFFNQLIAAFHGWKDSRNDPTRSITFGDGTPLDPATMQRVIEMAEEITFDMRWQNGDVVLVDNYVAMHGRRVFKGTRRVLASLVAS; encoded by the coding sequence TTGCAACTCGACAAGCCGGAGTCCTCTGCCCAGAATGTTGGCGTCATTCTGGATGGGCTTTCGTTCGCTTCATCCTCCTGCTTCACGATAGGGCGAGATACTGCAATGCCGTTTGGTGCCTCTTTGGCTTCCGTTGCTGGTGAAAGAAACGATGATGGAACGAGCACGTTCCCGGCGGCCTACGTCGCAGACACAGCTGATGCGAATCTGGACGAGGTTGTACGATGGATTTCTGAGAACGCCGAATCGCTCGTCAGTCAGGCCGCTGAGACTGGCGCAGTTTTGTTTCGCGGATTCCCGATCGTTACCGACAAAGATTTTGACGCATTCATAACAGCATTCGGATTGCCGAATTTCAAGTACGAAGACAGCCTGTCGAATGCGGTGCGCGTCGTTCGAACCGAACGTGTCTTCACAGCCAACGAAGCGCCTCCGGATGTGCGGATTTGTCTGCACCACGAAATGGCACAAACTCCTGTGTATCCGTCTCGGCTGTTCTTCTTCTGCGAGAAAGCCGCTGAAGAAGGGGGCGAAACACCCCTCTGCCGAAGCGATGTGCTCTTCGACAGAATGACTCGCGAGATGCCTGAATTCGCCGCCGACTGCGCCAACAAAGGCCTCAAATATTCTCACGTGATGCCCGCGGCCAATGACGCCGCATCCGGCATGGGCCGCAGTTGGCAAAGTACCCTGAGGTCAGAAACAAAGGAGCAGGCGGAAGAGCGACTCCGTTCGCTTGGCTACACATGGACCTGGTTAGATGACGGCTGTCTGAAAGTAACGACGCCGGTGCTTCAGGCTGTGAGGCAGCTAAGCAACGGAAAAACAGCCTTCTTTAATCAACTGATTGCCGCGTTTCACGGATGGAAAGATTCACGGAATGATCCGACCCGATCCATTACTTTCGGGGATGGCACTCCACTTGACCCCGCGACCATGCAACGAGTCATCGAAATGGCAGAGGAAATCACTTTCGATATGCGATGGCAGAATGGAGACGTCGTGCTCGTCGACAACTACGTCGCGATGCACGGGAGACGAGTTTTCAAGGGGACTCGCCGCGTTCTCGCTTCGCTGGTTGCTTCCTGA
- a CDS encoding SDR family NAD(P)-dependent oxidoreductase, whose product MADDLFDVSDRVVLITGGSRGIGRAIAGGFARRGAKVVICSRQESSVASTVAEFQSEGLSMTGLVCDVSSTDSIQQTVDSALKQFDRIDTLINVAGVACRDKFSFVKFSLNNP is encoded by the coding sequence GTGGCAGACGATTTATTTGATGTGTCGGATCGGGTTGTTCTCATTACGGGTGGAAGCCGTGGCATTGGTCGGGCGATTGCTGGTGGATTTGCCCGTCGAGGTGCAAAGGTCGTCATCTGCAGCCGACAGGAATCATCGGTCGCTTCCACCGTCGCGGAATTTCAAAGCGAAGGGCTGTCGATGACGGGGCTCGTGTGCGACGTCAGCAGCACCGATTCCATTCAGCAAACGGTTGATTCTGCTCTGAAGCAGTTCGACCGCATCGATACGCTGATCAACGTTGCCGGAGTCGCATGCCGAGACAAATTTAGCTTTGTGAAGTTTTCTTTAAATAATCCCTGA
- a CDS encoding TolC family protein yields MRHQPDKAMEWLVKTTSDGELRPSQAGSDQHRMAGRWNSTTFPAIQEANRVIASPRSRTTVVLLLMAALLSQGCAGPTARLQYLVGDPQSLSHYEDVATSIEYPIEEEPHQTAPELFHKPRSIRDMSKVKHRLVTLDECVRSALARSAILTDDGSFLSPANPLLANPSRVTSVYDTAIQETSFLFGNRGPEAALADFDALFTNSIQWGRSEDPQNSPFFNLNAGQTLTDETAQWSSRIEKPLANSGTFSVQHDWNYSQNNVSNRLFPSAYTGFVQAEYRQPLLAGSGTEFTRIAGPIGQNLRGVSGVSQGVLISRINSDISTIDFEQNVMTVVRDVENRYWDLYLALRLYDSEIETFKDLLNFWNQLNLRRESDTPAGPREQARARIYEADARIKGSLADILDHEARLRRLMGLPLSDGEFLTPSEHPSEARLQVDWQKTLTDALAHRPELRRQKWEIKSLELQLKASENLARPRLDLVSQYRVNGFGDQLFGNEDDDGITDIGYHSAYESITQGFNTTWNLGLSFSMPIGLRLARAQIRNYELRLAKSRAVLSRQEADIAYELNTSLLNMDRWYELAESSTKRIEAAVSAHEAFEARLNSRSRDYSQLGQVLDAKINRRDAEQSYLRSIVEYNKGLVDLEFRKGTTLASHAISLAEGEWNPKAYEDARRRGEAISHGLENTKLQTEPMEFVAGPAPSAWEAQGNANRPHVAGMTTESTNGAMQVPPVPENAPLRSIPESEVFEPAPDAGAPVEPAPQFRNEPTPMPQIVPDPDSQLELPRPQEPVIPNPSNDRVTRLPPETATRIGWVGAKKARKPGRAIPLGAIPVERSNP; encoded by the coding sequence ATGAGGCATCAACCTGACAAGGCGATGGAATGGCTGGTCAAGACAACTTCGGACGGAGAACTTCGGCCTTCTCAGGCTGGAAGTGACCAACATCGAATGGCCGGGCGTTGGAATTCGACGACGTTCCCGGCGATTCAGGAGGCAAATCGAGTGATCGCATCCCCAAGATCCAGGACGACGGTTGTGCTGCTGCTGATGGCAGCGCTGCTGTCTCAGGGTTGCGCCGGGCCTACGGCTCGCCTGCAGTACCTGGTGGGAGATCCGCAGTCACTGTCTCACTACGAGGACGTTGCGACGTCGATTGAATATCCAATTGAGGAAGAACCGCATCAAACCGCACCGGAACTTTTCCACAAACCCCGATCGATTCGGGATATGTCAAAGGTGAAACACCGGCTGGTTACGCTGGATGAATGTGTTCGCTCCGCATTGGCACGGTCTGCGATCCTGACGGATGACGGCAGCTTTCTTTCTCCGGCCAATCCACTGCTCGCAAATCCGTCTCGAGTGACATCGGTCTACGACACAGCAATTCAGGAAACCAGCTTTCTTTTCGGAAATCGAGGCCCGGAAGCGGCACTCGCAGACTTCGACGCGTTGTTCACAAACAGCATTCAATGGGGCCGCTCAGAAGACCCGCAGAACTCCCCGTTTTTTAATCTCAACGCCGGACAGACACTCACCGACGAAACAGCTCAATGGTCCTCACGGATCGAAAAGCCACTGGCAAATTCCGGGACGTTCTCTGTTCAGCATGACTGGAACTACAGTCAGAACAATGTGAGCAACCGATTATTCCCTTCGGCGTACACTGGGTTTGTTCAGGCAGAATATCGCCAGCCGCTTCTCGCTGGATCCGGCACCGAATTTACTCGCATTGCCGGTCCGATCGGCCAGAACCTGCGAGGCGTTTCAGGTGTTTCTCAGGGCGTGCTGATTTCCAGAATCAATTCGGACATCAGCACCATCGACTTCGAACAGAACGTCATGACCGTTGTTCGGGATGTTGAAAATCGCTACTGGGATCTCTACCTCGCATTGCGACTTTATGATTCAGAAATTGAAACCTTCAAAGATCTGCTGAACTTCTGGAATCAACTGAACCTTCGGCGCGAGAGTGACACGCCCGCCGGCCCCCGCGAGCAGGCTCGCGCTCGTATCTACGAAGCAGACGCGCGTATCAAAGGGTCTCTGGCAGATATCCTGGACCACGAAGCTCGCCTGCGGCGACTGATGGGATTGCCTCTCAGCGATGGCGAATTTCTGACACCGTCGGAACATCCATCCGAAGCTCGCCTGCAGGTCGACTGGCAGAAGACACTGACCGATGCCCTTGCCCATCGCCCCGAACTTCGCCGACAGAAATGGGAAATCAAGAGTCTTGAACTTCAACTGAAAGCCTCCGAAAACCTGGCACGTCCACGACTGGACCTTGTCTCTCAGTATCGTGTGAACGGTTTCGGTGACCAGCTGTTTGGAAACGAAGACGACGACGGTATCACGGATATCGGCTACCACAGCGCCTACGAATCAATTACGCAGGGCTTCAATACGACCTGGAACCTGGGACTGTCATTCTCAATGCCCATCGGCCTGAGGCTGGCGCGTGCCCAGATTCGTAACTACGAACTACGACTGGCGAAATCACGAGCAGTGTTGAGCCGGCAGGAAGCGGACATCGCGTACGAACTCAACACCAGCCTCCTGAACATGGACCGCTGGTACGAACTGGCAGAATCAAGTACCAAGCGAATCGAAGCCGCTGTCAGTGCTCACGAAGCATTCGAAGCAAGGTTGAATAGTCGCTCTCGCGATTACTCGCAGCTTGGCCAGGTTCTGGACGCAAAGATCAATCGACGCGACGCAGAACAGTCTTATCTGCGAAGTATTGTTGAATACAACAAGGGTCTTGTGGACCTCGAGTTTCGTAAGGGCACCACGCTCGCCAGTCATGCGATTTCGCTGGCTGAAGGCGAATGGAATCCCAAAGCATACGAAGACGCCCGACGCCGCGGCGAAGCCATCTCCCACGGACTCGAGAACACCAAACTTCAGACTGAACCGATGGAATTCGTTGCCGGACCTGCTCCCTCCGCCTGGGAAGCTCAGGGGAACGCCAATCGTCCGCACGTCGCAGGAATGACAACCGAATCCACCAACGGTGCGATGCAGGTGCCGCCTGTACCCGAAAATGCTCCGCTCCGCTCAATTCCGGAATCCGAAGTGTTTGAGCCAGCACCAGATGCCGGGGCTCCTGTAGAACCAGCGCCGCAATTCAGAAACGAACCAACGCCGATGCCGCAGATCGTACCTGACCCGGACAGCCAACTGGAACTCCCGCGTCCGCAGGAACCGGTGATCCCAAATCCATCAAACGATCGGGTCACTCGTCTACCGCCGGAAACAGCCACACGAATCGGCTGGGTTGGTGCAAAAAAGGCACGCAAGCCAGGTCGAGCGATCCCGTTGGGAGCGATCCCTGTCGAACGCTCAAACCCCTGA
- the carB gene encoding carbamoyl-phosphate synthase large subunit, which translates to MPRRDDIKKILIIGSGPIVIGQACEFDYSGTQACKSLREEGYEVVLVNSNPATIMTDPETADRTYIEPITPEYVEKIIELERPCALLPTLGGQTGLNTAMELARRGVLEKYNCEMIGAREDVIKRAEERDGFKKAMIEIGLDVPRSFVVHNMDEANEAVKEIGLPIIIRASFTLGGTGGGIAYNIKEFEEKVRHGLSMSPINEVLLEESILGWKEFEMEVMRDCADNVVIICAIENFDAMGVHTGDSITVAPAQTLSDKEYQRMRDATIAVMRVIGVETGGSNVQFAINPDNGRMVVIEMNPRVSRSSALASKATGFPIAKIAAKLAVGYRLDEIPNDITRETLACFEPTIDYVVTKFPRWTFEKFPEADPTLTVQMKSVGETMAIGRTFCESLQKAVRGLEIGHFGLGGGKKDLWGTERQPERDEIQSKLSTPNAERIFYIRYALKAGFTVEQIHDLTDIDPWFLRSIERIVQIEQQLRQVGRLDDATPELIRLAKQNGFSDAQLAYWWDCSQMDVRQYRKSLGIVATFKQVDTCAAEFEAYTPYYYSTYEQEDETPAREAGKKRIMILGGGPNRIGQGIEFDYCCCQAAFALEELGIESIMVNSNPETVSTDYDTSDYLFFEPLTTEDVLNICDRMEPDGVIVQFGGQTPLNLARGLEAAGVNIIGTSPDMIDAAEDRERFQAILEKLNLRQPPNGIATNIEAARRAADRIGYPVLVRPSYVLGGRAMEICYDEPSLVRYMTEAVDASPEKPVLIDKFLEDAIEVDVDAIGDGETTIIGGVMEHIEEAGVHSGDSACALPPHSLPNTVIDEIRVATRALAKELQVRGLMNIQFAVKMDGDQYTVYILEVNPRASRTSPFVSKATGRSLARIAAKVMVGQSLTTQGIIGEVVPEYTSVKESVFPFSRFSGVDIVLGPEMRSTGEVMGTHKDFPIAFAKAQIAAGAKMPLSGKVFISMAAGHKKRIIEPARKLQSMGYQVVCTSGTARVLQDAGLEVELVRKLQEGRPNLLDLMANGEIQLIFNTPSGKGARTDEGRIRAASVAYGVPCVTTLPGCLAVVDALTALQKNPLPQIKSIQEWTK; encoded by the coding sequence GTGCCACGGCGAGACGATATCAAAAAGATCCTGATCATTGGCTCGGGACCCATTGTCATTGGACAGGCTTGTGAATTCGACTATTCAGGTACGCAGGCCTGCAAGTCGCTTCGCGAAGAGGGCTACGAGGTCGTGCTGGTGAATTCCAATCCCGCCACCATCATGACTGATCCGGAAACTGCCGATCGCACCTATATCGAGCCTATCACTCCGGAATACGTCGAAAAGATTATCGAACTCGAACGCCCGTGCGCTTTGCTTCCAACGCTTGGAGGGCAGACCGGTCTGAACACAGCAATGGAACTCGCCAGACGCGGTGTCCTTGAAAAATACAACTGCGAAATGATTGGTGCGCGGGAAGACGTGATCAAACGCGCGGAAGAACGCGATGGCTTCAAGAAGGCGATGATTGAAATCGGCCTGGATGTCCCGCGCAGCTTTGTCGTTCACAACATGGATGAAGCGAACGAGGCTGTGAAAGAAATCGGATTGCCCATCATCATTCGAGCCAGCTTTACACTGGGTGGAACAGGTGGTGGCATCGCTTACAACATCAAAGAATTCGAAGAGAAGGTGCGTCACGGCCTGTCGATGTCCCCGATTAACGAGGTTCTTCTCGAAGAATCTATTCTGGGATGGAAAGAATTCGAGATGGAAGTGATGCGTGACTGCGCCGACAACGTGGTCATCATCTGTGCCATCGAGAATTTTGATGCGATGGGAGTCCATACGGGCGATTCAATTACCGTTGCTCCTGCTCAAACGCTGAGTGACAAAGAGTATCAGCGGATGCGGGATGCCACGATCGCTGTCATGCGTGTCATCGGCGTGGAGACGGGTGGATCGAATGTCCAGTTTGCCATCAATCCCGACAACGGCCGAATGGTTGTCATTGAAATGAATCCTCGTGTCAGTCGCTCCAGCGCGCTGGCATCAAAAGCGACAGGATTTCCGATCGCAAAGATCGCTGCAAAGCTGGCGGTTGGTTATCGTCTGGACGAAATCCCAAACGATATTACGCGAGAAACGCTGGCATGCTTTGAACCGACAATCGACTATGTCGTCACAAAGTTCCCTCGCTGGACGTTCGAGAAGTTTCCGGAAGCCGACCCAACCCTGACCGTTCAGATGAAGTCGGTCGGTGAAACAATGGCTATCGGTCGCACCTTCTGTGAATCACTGCAAAAGGCCGTTCGAGGTCTCGAAATCGGTCACTTTGGTCTCGGCGGAGGAAAGAAGGATCTCTGGGGAACCGAACGACAACCGGAGCGGGATGAGATTCAGAGTAAACTCTCAACGCCAAATGCCGAACGAATCTTTTACATTCGGTATGCACTGAAGGCTGGCTTTACCGTTGAGCAAATTCATGACTTGACCGACATCGACCCCTGGTTCCTGCGAAGCATTGAACGAATCGTCCAGATTGAACAGCAGTTGCGGCAGGTGGGACGACTTGACGACGCAACGCCGGAACTGATTCGACTTGCCAAACAGAATGGGTTTTCAGACGCGCAGCTGGCCTATTGGTGGGATTGCTCGCAGATGGATGTCCGCCAGTATCGCAAGTCGCTGGGCATTGTGGCCACGTTCAAGCAGGTGGATACCTGCGCTGCCGAATTCGAAGCCTACACGCCATATTACTACAGTACCTATGAACAGGAAGACGAAACGCCGGCCAGGGAAGCAGGCAAGAAGAGGATCATGATTCTGGGCGGCGGACCAAATCGAATCGGGCAGGGGATTGAGTTTGATTATTGCTGCTGTCAGGCGGCATTTGCACTGGAAGAACTCGGCATCGAAAGCATCATGGTTAATTCGAACCCGGAAACGGTTTCGACGGACTATGACACCTCCGACTATTTATTCTTCGAACCGCTGACGACCGAAGATGTACTGAACATCTGCGATCGGATGGAGCCCGACGGTGTGATTGTCCAGTTCGGAGGACAAACTCCTCTGAATCTGGCACGAGGTCTGGAAGCCGCCGGTGTCAATATCATCGGAACCAGTCCGGATATGATTGATGCGGCAGAAGACCGCGAACGCTTTCAGGCGATCCTGGAGAAACTCAACCTTCGTCAGCCACCAAACGGCATCGCAACCAATATCGAAGCCGCCCGCCGGGCGGCAGATCGAATTGGATACCCGGTTCTGGTTCGCCCAAGCTACGTCCTTGGCGGTCGAGCGATGGAGATTTGCTATGACGAACCCTCGCTTGTTCGATACATGACCGAAGCAGTCGACGCGTCTCCGGAAAAGCCGGTGCTGATCGACAAATTCCTGGAAGATGCCATCGAAGTCGACGTGGATGCCATCGGGGATGGCGAAACGACAATCATCGGTGGCGTCATGGAGCACATCGAGGAAGCAGGTGTGCATTCGGGGGATTCGGCATGTGCCCTGCCGCCGCACTCACTTCCGAACACCGTTATCGATGAAATCAGAGTTGCCACACGAGCACTGGCGAAGGAACTGCAGGTCCGCGGACTGATGAATATTCAGTTTGCCGTCAAGATGGACGGGGACCAATACACGGTTTACATCCTTGAAGTGAATCCACGCGCTTCGCGAACTTCTCCGTTTGTTTCCAAAGCAACGGGTCGTTCACTGGCCCGAATTGCCGCGAAGGTTATGGTTGGCCAATCGCTCACCACCCAGGGAATCATCGGTGAAGTTGTCCCGGAATACACTTCGGTCAAAGAAAGCGTTTTCCCGTTCAGTCGTTTTTCAGGCGTGGATATTGTGCTTGGCCCTGAAATGCGATCCACCGGCGAAGTGATGGGGACTCACAAAGACTTCCCGATTGCCTTCGCGAAAGCACAAATTGCTGCTGGTGCAAAGATGCCGCTGAGCGGAAAGGTCTTCATCAGTATGGCCGCCGGCCACAAGAAACGCATCATAGAACCTGCTCGCAAGTTGCAGTCGATGGGTTACCAGGTTGTGTGTACGAGCGGTACAGCACGTGTCCTGCAGGATGCGGGTCTGGAAGTTGAACTGGTTCGCAAGCTGCAGGAAGGGCGTCCCAATCTGCTGGACCTGATGGCCAATGGCGAGATCCAGCTGATCTTCAATACCCCCAGTGGAAAAGGTGCTCGAACAGATGAAGGCCGAATTCGAGCAGCCTCGGTCGCCTATGGAGTCCCCTGTGTCACAACGCTGCCGGGCTGCCTGGCAGTCGTTGATGCACTCACGGCTCTGCAGAAGAATCCGCTGCCGCAGATAAAGTCCATTCAGGAATGGACGAAGTAA
- a CDS encoding YfcE family phosphodiesterase — protein MKILLLADIHANWPALSAIEESFDACLFMGDVVDYAADPVPCIDWVRQCATAWVRGNHDHSVAQRVQVRPGGTFRQISAALRPGHLTVLNDDHLTWLAQMPVTRFLTLGGKRFMLVHASPRDPMDEYVQDSEEQWAARLEHVDVDFVCVGHTHIPMHLTIGSIQVINPGSVGQPRDGDPRASYAVIQDGVVHFRRVHYDIDRAVRHIRAMCNDDVAAQRAEAVLRSGGNSTATTEFL, from the coding sequence ATGAAGATTCTTCTGCTGGCAGATATTCACGCCAACTGGCCCGCACTATCTGCCATCGAAGAGTCGTTTGATGCGTGTTTGTTCATGGGTGACGTCGTGGATTATGCGGCCGACCCGGTTCCCTGTATTGACTGGGTTCGTCAATGTGCGACCGCCTGGGTTCGAGGGAATCATGACCATTCCGTTGCGCAGCGGGTTCAGGTTCGCCCCGGCGGAACGTTTCGGCAGATTTCAGCCGCACTTCGTCCCGGCCATTTAACAGTATTGAACGATGATCATCTGACATGGCTCGCTCAGATGCCGGTCACCCGATTTTTGACGCTGGGGGGCAAACGGTTCATGTTGGTGCATGCCAGTCCTCGCGATCCTATGGATGAATATGTTCAGGATTCCGAGGAGCAATGGGCGGCCAGGCTGGAACATGTTGACGTCGATTTTGTCTGCGTTGGCCACACGCATATTCCGATGCACCTGACGATTGGAAGCATTCAGGTCATCAACCCGGGTAGTGTGGGGCAGCCACGCGATGGTGACCCGCGCGCATCGTACGCTGTCATTCAGGATGGCGTCGTCCATTTCAGACGCGTGCATTATGACATCGATCGAGCTGTTCGCCACATTCGTGCGATGTGTAACGACGATGTCGCAGCGCAACGGGCTGAAGCGGTCCTGCGTTCCGGGGGAAACTCAACTGCGACCACTGAGTTTCTTTGA